In Dromaius novaehollandiae isolate bDroNov1 chromosome 31, bDroNov1.hap1, whole genome shotgun sequence, a genomic segment contains:
- the LOC112995597 gene encoding uncharacterized protein LOC112995597, whose translation MQAKEKKDRKKPSNSGPGITMTTGVHSVAKTINVCRSVIIEITNKTRNVTLQDFRSYCFSGQVHSPVPFEIGPGSSGECVFAKTPYSLRGSVGVLVCTFDSSALAIMFSNPFDYILYRIEFALEIFKMENHMGRLHDVYSKMMGSKAYSSSRLFQRAHADSGQETLEVSKGNIRVRAKMSNNEKAVMKVQIEDTDPPPYSKNE comes from the exons ATGCaggcaaaagagaagaaagaccGTAAAAAACCCAGCAACTCCGGGCCTGGGATCACCATGACCACAGGCGTACATAGCGTGGCGAAAACCATCAACGTGTGTCGGAGTGTGATAATTGAGATCACCAACAAGACCAGGAATGTGACGCTCCAAGACTTCAG GAGTTACTGCTTCAGTGGCCAGGTCCACAGCCCTGTCCCATTTGAGATTGGCCCAGGCTCCAGTGGAGAATGTGTGTTTGCAAAGACTCCATACAGCCTGCGAGGGAGTGTGGGTGTCCTGGTGTGCACGTTTGACTCTTCTGCCCTGGCCATCATGTTCTCCAACCCCTTCGACTACATCCTTTATCGCATCGAATTTGCCCTGGAAATCTTCAAAATGGAAAATCACATGGGAAGACTCCATGATGTCTATTCCAAAATGATGGGGAGCAAAGCTTACAGCAGCTCCAGGCTCTTCCAGCGAGCACATGCAGATTCTGGACAAGAAACCCTGGAGGTCTCCAAGGGGAACATTCGTGTCAGAGCCAAGATGTCCAACAACGAGAAAGCAGTCATGAAAGTTCAGATAGAAGACACGGACCCCCCACCTTATTCCAAAAATGAATGA